The Populus trichocarpa isolate Nisqually-1 chromosome 2, P.trichocarpa_v4.1, whole genome shotgun sequence genome has a window encoding:
- the LOC7478828 gene encoding uncharacterized protein LOC7478828: protein MEITVEMIKESLKDPYYHYNGYTIHVENHRILTVISGCDLTVSKWIKHVSKTNNDSASSSSKKSLIVGVSTDKQYISGSKGSENYCPYNILPRCVGSHCLIYHLPHPECYHTCKSLRDFFSNPKVIAVGVSIKPVAKQLEKEFEIKFEKVIDVHELAVKKIGQELLDLNVSKFDLDNMAKALLGKHMDVVRPEEKAEWFTKTGEKVKLATVDAYLCFLMGWELLYDADECKRNVSLALKQKMKKESKHLKNHRKKKIKILFKRSRMNFRDDMVW, encoded by the coding sequence atggAAATCACTGTTGAAATGATCAAGGAATCGCTCAAAGACCCTTACTACCATTACAACGGCTATACCATCCACGTCGAGAACCACCGCATCCTCACCGTCATCTCCGGCTGCGACCTCACTGTCAGCAAGTGGATCAAACATGTCTCCAAAACCAACAACGACTCtgcttcctcctcctccaagaAATCTCTCATTGTCGGTGTCTCCACCGATAAGCAGTACATTTCCGGCAGTAAAGGCTCCGAGAATTACTGTCCGTACAACATCTTACCGCGCTGCGTCGGCTCTCACTGTCTCATCTACCACCTCCCGCACCCTGAGTGTTACCACACCTGTAAGTCTCTCCGAGACTTCTTCTCCAATCCTAAAGTCATAGCTGTAGGTGTTAGCATAAAGCCGGTGGCTAAACAGTTAGAGAAGGAGTTTGAGATTAAGTTTGAGAAAGTGATAGATGTCCATGAGCTAGCTGTGAAGAAGATAGGGCAAGAGTTGTTAGATCTGAATGTGAGCAAGTTTGACTTGGATAATATGGCTAAGGCTTTGCTAGGAAAACACATGGATGTTGTGAGGCCTGAGGAGAAAGCGGAGTGGTTTACTAAGACTGGTGAGAAGGTGAAGTTAGCAACTGTGGATGCTTATCTCTGTTTTTTGATGGGTTGGGAGCTGTTATATGATGCGGATGAGTGTAAGCGCAATGTTTCTCTTGCCTTAAAGCAGAAGATGAAGAAGGAGAGTAAGCATCTGAAGAATCATAGGAAAAAGAAGATCAAGATATTGTTTAAGAGATCAAGGATGAATTTCAGGGATGATATGGTTTGGTAG